The following proteins are encoded in a genomic region of Limanda limanda chromosome 22, fLimLim1.1, whole genome shotgun sequence:
- the LOC132996247 gene encoding E3 ubiquitin-protein ligase TRIM17-like encodes MSSHFALLSEDGFQCSLCEEVFSDPVTTPCGHSFCKSCLSEHWDGSELCHCPTCSKRFHVRPEVSTNTVIQEISVQVKRRKVETTESFGEPSHVKCDVCTELKLEAMRSCLVCLTSFCELHLEPHLRVPSLMRHRLVHPLENLEERMCKKHERILELFCRHEGEFICLLCRETEHKEHETVTLEEEGARQKQNIESKKAAIKKMIEERVEKTKEFTDSSGMSREKAHKEMDRGDQLFSALISQVQSLQTKLKSNIEAKLTKSQEKDKAVIQDLHEEISELQRRHSELEELSQEDDSLQLLQTLQALSNVLDMKNWSNIRVYSDLCVQSLRRAVSRLVLSFQAELRALTKTELTRMRQYKESVLFDGSTAGAGLVVTEQGKRLKYVKPTSPSWCDGSGRFDRPAACGTRGFSSGRHYWEVQVGRRNDWDVGVAKETVTRTGSVPLKAENGFFTIGKRRCDYQVNHFEKALNLCPQPRNVGIYLDYEEGRVSFYDVDQELHIYSFTGKTFTGTLLPYFYLCSWMKKSEALVITHIFDEAVVLQYFEKLKKARTAKKLLEGQKLQTPARSTEVKPSETNASPDLCITAVE; translated from the exons ATGTCTTCACACTTTGCCTTGTTGTCAGAGGATGGGTTCCAGTGCTCCCTGTGTGAGGAGGTCTTCAGCGACCCGGTCACTACACCCTGTGGTCACAGCTTCTGTAAGAGCTGCCTCAGCGAGCACTGGGACGGCAGCGAGCTGTGCCACTGCCCAACTTGTAGTAAGAGATTCCACGTGAGGCCCGAGGTCTCCACGAACACGGTCATCCAGGAGATCTCCGTCcaggtgaagaggagaaaagtgGAGACAACTGAAAGCTTCGGTGAGCCTTCTCACGTCAAGTGTGATGTGTGcacagagctgaagctggaggcCATGAGGTCGTGCCTGGTGTGTCTGACCTCGTTCTGTGAGCTCCACCTGGAGCCGCACCTGAGAGTTCCCTCCCTGATGAGACACAGGCTGGTCCACCCGctggagaacctggaggagaggatgtgCAAGAAGCACGAGAGGATCCTGGAGCTCTTCTGCCGACACGAGGGTGAATTCATCTGTCTGCTGTGCAGGGAGACGGAGCACAAAGAGCACGAGACTGTGacgctggaggaggaaggagctcgGCAGAAA CAAAATATTGAGTCCAAAAAAGCAGCGATAAAAAAGATGATTGAGGAAAGAGTGGAAAAGACAAAGGAATTCACCGATTCCTCTGGAATGAGCAGA GAGAAAGCTCACAAAGAGATGGACCGCGGCGATCAGCTCTTCAGTGCTTTGATCAGTCAAGTACAAAGTCtgcaaacaaaactaaaatcaaACATAGAAGCAAAGCTCACAAAATCTcaagagaaagacaaagcagTGATTCAAGATCTGCACGAAGAAATCAGCGAACTGCAGAGGAGGCActcggagctggaggagctttCACAGGAAGACGACTCCCTTCAGCTTCTGCAG ACTTTGCAGGCCCTGAGCAACGTGTTGGACATGAAGAACTGGTCAAACATCCGGGTTTACTCGGACCTGTGTGTGCAGAGCCTGAGGAGAGCCGTGTCCCGGCTCGTGCTCTCGTTCCAAGCAGAACTCAGAGCTCTGACAAAAACAG AACTGACCAGAATGAGACAATATAAAG AGTCGGTGCTGTTTGACGGATCCACAGCTGGCGCCGGCCTGGTGGTGACGGAGCAGGGGAAACGCCTGAAGTACGTGAAACCTACGAGCCCCTCGTGGTGCGACGGCTCAGGGAGGTTCGACCGTCCCGCGGCCTGTGGGACGAGAGGCTTCAGCTCCGGACGACACTACTGGGAAGTCCAAGTGGGCCGTAGAAACGACTGGGATGTTGGTGTTGCCAAGGAAACGGTAACCAGAACAGGGAGTGTCCCTCTGAAAGCAGAGAATGGATTCTTCACCATTGGAAAGAGGCGCTGTGATTATCAAGTCAACCATTTCGAAAAAGCTCTCAACCTGTGTCCTCAGCCGAGAAATGTCGGCATTTATCTGGACTATGAAGAAGGACGAGTCTCTTTCTATGATGTAGATCAAGAGTTGCACATTTACTCTTTCACGGGAAAGACTTTCACAGGGACACTGCTCCCATACTTCTACCTGTGCAGCTGGATGAAGAAATCCGAGGCCTTGGTCATAACTCATATCTTCGATGAAGCAGTTGTGCTTCAGTACTTTGAAAAGTTAAAGAAGGCCAGAACAGCAAAAAAGTTGTTGGAAGGTCAAAAGCTCCAAACCCCAGCGAGGTCAACTGAGGTCAAACCCTCTGAAACCAACGCCAGCCCAGATCTGTGCATCACTGCCGTGGAATAG
- the LOC132996029 gene encoding E3 ubiquitin-protein ligase TRIM39-like, whose amino-acid sequence MASAAASPKGTSLLEKQLTCSICMDLFKDPITTACGHTFCKECLDINRKYSSSECPLCRTLLMNTAAVNIVLREIVRQRESENPEKKKKKSIFTGQDGEVACDICTEQPLRAEKSCLVCLASYCSTHLQNHASTQRLKGHKLVAPVKNLDDRACLKHGRPLELYSKKRQSCICVRCLEEGPEEVVSNEDEWEKKKFELENAKTDLEAKIQKRETQLDELSKSVKSCQDLLENELRDIEAVFAAVLAIVEEARATALQPLEDRRRVVKQDAENLKQDLESEISRFQTTISELEDISSLEDHIHFLQNYPSLQNLDDITDWAEVQLDTSLSFGTMRKTTAIMKEKVQEELEKLTSIELRRILKFTVDVKLDPATAHQCLLVSDDGKEVEDGEEDPEVDDAPERFDMFGSVLGLNGFTSGRSYWEVEVGNKTGWDLGVARGDANRKGKLSLNPDNGYWATVHYDHDKYAALTATPLLLSLLLKPEKVGVFVDYEEDLVSFYNVTAQTHVYSFTGCSFSGELFPYFSPHRKQDDHSGDPLIISPVKQREQIMDES is encoded by the exons ATGGCCTCGGCTGCTGCATCACCCAAAGGGACCAGTCTGCTGGAGAAGCAGTTAACATGCTCCATCTGCATGGACCTGTTCAAGGATCCCATCACTACAGCTTGTGGCCACACCTTCTGTAAGGAGTGCCTGGACATCAACCGTAAGTACAGCAGCAGCGAGTGCCCCCTGTGCAGAACTCTTCTGATGAACACGGCAGCTGTGAACATCGTCCTCAGAGAAATCGTCCGGCAGCGTGAGTCGGAAAAtcctgagaagaagaaaaagaaaagtatcTTCACCGGGCAGGACGGCGAAGTGGCCTGTGACATCTGCACAGAGCAACCGCTCCGGGCCGAGAAGTCCTGCCTGGTGTGTCTGGCCTCGTACTGTTCCACCCACCTGCAGAACCATGCTTCAACCCAGAGGCTGAAGGGCCACAAGCTGGTGGCCCCGGTGAAGAACCTGGACGACAGGGCCTGTCTGAAGCACGGGCGCCCGCTGGAGCTGTACAGCAAGAAGAGGCAGAGCTGCATCTGCGTCCGCTGTCTGGAGGAAGGGCCAGAGGAGGTGGTCTCCAACGAGGACGagtgggagaagaagaag TTTGAACTTGAAAACGCCAAAACAGATCTAGAGGCAAAGATTcagaagagagaaacacaactgGACGAGCTCAGTAAATCTGTGAAGAGCTGCCAG GACCTGCTGGAAAATGAGTTGCGGGACATTGAGGCCGTGTTCGCCGCCGTGCTCGCCATCGTGGAGGAGGCCCGGGCGACAGCTCTTCAGCCGCTGGAGGACAGGAGGCGGGTCGTGAAGCAGGACGCAGAGAACCTCAAACAGGATCTGGAATCGGAGATCAGCCGCTTCCAGACGACCATCTCTGAGCTGGAAGATATCAGTTCACTCGAGGATCACATCCATTTCCTGCAG aactacCCATCTCTTCAGAACCTGGACGACATCACGGACTGGGCCGAGGTTCAGTTGGACACGTCATTGTCATTTGGGACGATGAGAAAAACCACAGCTATTATGAAAGAGAAAGTccaagaggagctggagaagctgaCGTCCATCG AACTCAGGAGAATCCTAAAGTTCACAG TGGACGTGAAGCTGGATCCAGCCACCGCTCACCAGTGCCTCCTTGTGTCTGATGACGGAAAGGAAGTGGAAGACGGAGAGGAGGATCCGGAAGTGGACGACGCACCGGAGAGGTTTGACATGTTCGGCAGCGTCCTGGGGCTCAACGGCTTCACCTCCGGCAGGTcgtactgggaggtggaggtcgGGAACAAGACCGGGTGGGACCTGGGCGTGGCCAGAGGGGACGCTAACCGCAAGGGGAAGCTCTCGCTGAACCCAGACAACGGCTACTGGGCGACCGTGCACTACGACCACGACAAGTACGCGGCTCTGACAGCAACGCCGCTgctcctctcgctgctgctcAAGCCGGAGAAGGTGGGGGTGTTCGTGGACTACGAGGAAGACCTCGTGTCTTTCTACAACGTGACGGCTCAGACTCACGTTTACTCTTTCACCGGGTGTTCGTTCAGCGGGGAGCTCTTCCCGTATTTCAGTCCGCACCGAAAGCAAGACGATCACAGCGGTGATCCGCTGATTATCTCACCCGTGAAACAACGTGAACAAATCATGGATGAGTCTTGA